The sequence ttcaaagaaaaaaacaatgagaCGTTCAGGAGCTCCAAGTATGCTGGGGAATGCTGTGAAAAAGGCTCGGTTCATGCCTCCTGGAGCTTCCACCTCTGTTGTCACTACTGAATCTAATCCCCTTGTACCTAAACGTCATGTGAGCAACGTACTGGATAAGGTGAGCACTTCTGAGATTTTGTGTTCCACTAATGTTGAGCATTAGCTAAGATCGTTTATGctataaatatatttcatatatgaGAAGAAGTAAAATTATCAGGTGCATCATTtatcatatattttattttcgtGTTAGGATTCTAGTTTAATTCATAATTTTTCTTTATAATTTTCTtaattcactttatttttttattttcattttttttttctaggtcCAGAAAAGTATTTCAGCCCCGGCTGTTGAGTCAACATGTAATGTTGCAGTACCCAAACCTGGTCAGATGGCTCCTGGCTTGTCCAAAGCATTGGCTCGTGTTCTTAGTGCAACAGAGAGTAAAGAAAATGAGAATGAGACGCTGGATGAGATCTCTGCAACAGGAGGCGACACTACAGTCAAACAGTATAAAGGTGAGACTCCGCTTGTTGTCACtggtcgtgtgtgtgtgcgtgtgcgcgcacaCAGCACTGCACAGGCTGCTGTATGAGAGGAACGGTGTGCGCACCTCACATCTGCACAAAGTTAAGTGCGGGATGATGAGCGGTAAGATAATTACTTACTAAGATGGAAGTGGCATtttataacaacaaaatactttttaaaatgtattacttCATTCTCTCTTTACAACTTGGAAAGAAATAGTCAATGCACTTTTGGGGACCTCTATGTTACAGAACCAGAATGTTTGCTATTCAAACCAATTGTAGAAGGAGCCAGAATATGTGCAAAATATTCCACATTGcacaatataaatgtaaatttacTAAAGTCGTTAAATTCCGACAAACTTGTGCTTCTTCCATGGAGAATATGTCCAGCGTCAAATGAGAAAAACGTAAAACCAGTCAGACCTTTGCTTTAGCCGCTCGGCCAGCGATCCAGCGACCAACATGCTGTCCTAACTCTACTTatctgataaaacatttttaaaacactgtGTTGAGGTTAAGTTTTGTGTGCTGCCTCTATAGTCAGCAAAGACACATTTGTTTCTATCAAAATGTTGTATTCATGCATTATAAtcatattgacattttttttcctgctgaaaacaaatgtatttggtattaagtagtgttgttgaatGATCCTtctccaactctcaacattttagtaaaagtattttaatttggcttatttaattgtaaaatgtctgagttactgccctctatgggttaaaacccGGCTATTACTGTTGaaatttgctattggctgagaacaagattttgtgaacaaacaaatactgttggctccgcccatCCTTTAAAAAGTACCCGTGGACTCTGCACTCtatggtgagtaggttggactgagaATTGTGCACAGAGGTACTTAAGTGAGTATTTTGTAGCttgttagcatagcataaatTGCTCTTTGGAGAATTTATACTATAgcatagactgggcgtgtcttaattgctccagaagccccgcccctaatcaaggtattttttaatttccccctggTGGTAGGTCAGCTACAACCTgggagtttagttactctttaaccaGATTTCATGCAAGTACACTAAGATTATCATCTCTGCTATTGTTTTGTtggacttttgttgtttttagagaGGGGttgtatcattttatttattttcaaaaagggTTCAAACCGATGAGTCATGTTTTGCTCAACATTGATGTTTTTGTAGTGAAAGAAAATATTGTTCAATCAAAACAGTTAAGTTAAAATAAACACTGCACTGTTTGTGCTTGACAAGCAGTTATTGGTGTCAGTGATGATGGTCTTTGGACTgagattttgttattttttttaaaaaaaatcctatttttgatatttaatgcaaggcaaatgtatttgtataccACATTTGTACACAAGGCAtgaattcaatgtgctttacataattaaaaagtgcaacaaaaaccatttaacaacagtttaaaaagcaataagaacattaaaactaGCAGTATAACATTTAATAtcagtaaaaactttaaatcaacaataatatggattcaaaatctccctctcagtcataaaAAGAAGTGCCTTTAAGTTaggtttaaaaatgttcacattggattaAGATCATTTTACTTTCTGCAAATCCGAAAAAACATGCTTACAAAACTttaataattaagtaaaaaagtaaagttCGACTTGCAAATCTGTTGAAACTTAGgtttttcattgaattttattttgcatgAATGCTAATATTTgtatatcatatttatttaaaattactcctaTTTTCTAGTtgattccaataaataattcccacaAAAGTTTCtctttttgaatattcccaagGATACTTAATTTATGTCTTGATCTTACCTATTAACTCGATTAATATTAGTCTCACACTGAcatggagaagaaaaaaaaaatctctttttaaTTTCACCATGAGAATAAAAGAAGCCATGTCTTGAATTTAAAATCAAATTTGTGACGCAATGATGCTTCACTCGGGGAATGAGGTGATTTTATTTATAGCGATACGAGTGATCATAGATCCTGTCGCAACATTTGGTGCTTCAAAAGATCGATAATGTATCGATTGTGTGTTAGAGGATAGGAACCATAattatgaatgtgtttttatttagtgcTGGTGCACTTGTTTTTGGTTTCTGCTCTCGTGCTTCTGTGGTGGAGCGCAGGGGGGCGGGGCGAGGATGGCAGCGGGTTCAGCTTTATGCTAATGTTCCGACTAACGGTCGGAATAAGACCGTGCACGAGCTCAGTGACCTCAGCGGCTCCGAGTTTACTTAATTTCACCTCGCGGTGGACGCGTGGTTTTGATGGTCAGAACGTGCGTGTTCACTGGTGAAGTCCGCGCCGTGATTTAATGTTGGTCTAAAACAGCACGAGCTGAACAGAGTCTGAGGACGAGGAGGCGTTTACAGCGCATGCGCTGCGCCttcacccccccccctcccccacagcaaaataaaacacagaacTAGTTAAACCTGTGTTGTTTCTAATCCTCAGTTAAACACAGCCATGGCTGTTAATGAACCGTTGATgctgtgcttggacacagtgcTCCAGTCCAGTGGTGCACAGCTGCCTCCATTCTGCTGTGCTGCGCTCAGTTTGAGGTTTACACAGACCCAGCTGTATGTAGGTCGGCCTGGGTTTAAGCGGCTTAGCTACGTCAGCCTAAGCTGCCAGGAATTCATCCAAAGCCCCGCGGTAGGCGGGGGCCTAAACGAGGCTGGCCTAGTTAAGCCTGATTCTTATTGTGAGCTGCACAGCCTGTTTTTGTTGAGCAACGCAGATGAGAGGCAACATAGGAGCAGTGTGAGGATCCTTGGATGTAAAAGAAGGAATTGCTCATGTTTGATCGAGACTAAGAGACATGTGTGGGAGTTAAGTGAGGTCCAACAATAGAGAGCTGCAGGGACAGAAGAGGacaggtggggggggggactgGCTCTAGGCCTGAGCTGGTCTGTGTGACCCAGTAATTctttaggatggattccagctCTGTTTTTCTATCCAGCATGGTGGGGAAAGCTCGCTCTTCTAACTTCACCCTCTCTGAGAAGCTGGACCTGTTGAAGCTGGCTCGGCCTTACATCCGCATCCTAGAGGAGCACACCAACAAGCACGCAGTCATCGTGGACAAGAACAAGTGTTGGGACACAGTGTCGGAACAGTACAACGCCCTAGGAGGGGACAGGCCCCACCGTACCGCTCAGGGCCTCAGAACCCTCTACAAGAGATTGAAGGAGTCAGCCAAGCAGGAAGTGATGCAGAGAAGACACGCCCAGCCAGAGTACAGAGCGAGCATCTCCGAGCCAACCAGGAGAATCATGGAGATGATCCCTCACCTGTTCAACCACATGCCCATCCACGAGAAGGACCAGGCTCTGCACAGGTACAAATGTGACAAACATAGACACTCATTTTAACACAGGACACGCAAGCTACTGGTTTTACTCAAACAGCATGTTGTCACGACTCAAGTCTGAGAGGAAGGAGAAGTAGACGAGCAGTTTCTACTGATCCTGAGCTCAATCCCATTACACTCGACACAAAGCTGACTGTGTTTTCAATTTGCTGCTTGGATGCATCTTTTAGGGAGTGTATGGCTCAGTCTGTtgatttaatgtatttgttttacatttgtgagTGGAATTTAAttcactctttttttgtttgtcagatTTATGTTTGGACTAAGTTATTGCTTaagaaaaagtacattttagaGGTGTCCACTGTAAATCTAAAGGTTGGCTATTTATTCCTCACACATTGGTAATTTATTGATCATTATCGTCAACTAAATTCTCCACCACGCATTAATATGCAACAGCTTGTTAATGCTTTGGAAGTGTTTGACTCAGATCTTATTTCGTCCCTCTCTCCAACTGTAGATTAACATACAACAAGCACAACTCTTCCGCTGAGCACCCTGGCAGCAGCTCCACTCTGGCAGGACTCCAGGTCTACTCTGCTGCGCCTGTCCCAGCTATTCCTACTGAGGTGGTCCAGCTGGATCCTGAAGAGGATGTAAAGCCGCCGCCTGACCTCTCCGCCCTCCCGTCACACTCTGAGCCCGAGCTGGAAAGCGTCCAGGAGCAGGAAGGGGACCAGGAATCCAGCAGCTTCCACGATTACGATGCATCGCTGTCTCCAGTGCTGTCCTCTGTCAACATTCCTCTCTCCACCCCTCCTCTGCACATGCGTCACAGCCTTTATCCCAATGACATCTATGCTCAAAACGAGCCGGACAAGTTTCGTCCTCTGCATTTGGCCAAAGAGGAGCACGAGATGGTGTTGGCTAATCACAGGAAGGTTGCTCAGTACTGGGAGGAGAAGAGGGAGGGCTTGAAGAGGAGGCAAGCGCTTGAGGAAGAACTCCTGAGAGCCAAGATTAAAGTGGAGAAACTAAAGGCTGCTCGAATGAGGCACGGCCTGCCTTTATAAAAAGCACGTTCACTAACAGTGCTGGAAAAGGAGAATAAACACTGTGTTGCATCAATTTAATGTTTAGAGAATATGTcggaactttatttttttatacatatgTAGTGCCTTGGTAATACatggtgtgttttgttgttcagAGGGAATGATGCATTGTTATTGTCAGGATTCTTAGCAGATGTGACAAAGTTCATCAAGATGTATTTTGGTAGCACTGTgataaaaaatgtctaaatttAGGTTGAGATATGATTATTCGTGTTAGGAAAGTGTTGTAATTGACAAAGATAACAATAATTGctgtaaggctttttttttttttaaccatttggGTCTGCTCAGGTTTTCTATTATCTTTCATGAAAAAGCCAACCAGAGTTGACGTGTTAATCATTCATGACGCATAACTtcctttaaagctgcttttGACCCAACCTGTTCATTATCCTTAACCTAGTTTCATAAACTGTTTAATGgtttacatattttaatattttcacaaATGTAAACcattaaagaaaacacaaaatgggccaaaacaATACTCAGGCATTTATGAAATGGAGCTAACAAAAGCTCTACTTTGAAAGCCTTAATTTTAACGAGAAAGTCCTTGaggaaatattgtgaaaaatgttCCCGACAAAGCCTGATTGTTGAGCTATTGATTGGTTGAACAAACACCAGACGACGACAGCTGGTGTTCATTTTTCTTAGATCAGTTAGATTGATTAACTTATAAGTTAATCAGTATAGTTGCTGTTTATGTGGGTACAACATGTATTGTCTCGTAAAGTCTGTCTTAAACTGTTGGCATCTTTCACAGTTTGTCAAGATGTCtgtaaattttaaatgaaaaagaataaaaatgatctATCAGCTCATCATGTTTATTACAAACTAACTGATGTTGTGTTTTCTTCTGCCTGTAGACcacaaaaaagttatatttttttccacttattctttttgtttttcattcaatTAAGATAGGAAAAATCAGATGTTgatctttttgtataattagtGTAACGGTGACCTctgctggtttgtttttttttttttttttaatccatgttGCTTCAACTTCTTCACTTTACATCTTTGTGTTACAGGAGTGAATGGCAGCTCTCAGTTCAATGACAGCTCTGTGCCTCAGGCTGGCACTGATGGAGTGCGATACCTCAGCGTGGTTTGGTGCAAAGCCAGCAAGAAGAAGCACAAACGCTGGGAGGGGGATGCAGTGTTGGTGACCCGAGGGCGTTCTGTCACATTGAAGGATATGGAGGGGAAAGATATTGGGAAGGGTGAGACAAAGCCAACTACGCCATTGTTTTAAACCTGCAGAATAGCAACATGTAACTATATTATGTGGACTATATAATaggaaatatttaaaatgaagaacTGAATACTATTCAGTGTTGGACAAAGTACGGGTGTAAGAAGAAAATCGACATtagcgatatatcgcaatatttcacagtGTGGTTATCGTATCGACCCATGTTTTCCGAcataaaaaccatttaattgcggtaacatatgcatagcacgtaaacgtgAACCATATAgaaccttgttaaactacctcactcctcaatgcattttagcttggaagtttattacactttattttcataaaacatactgggcacttttatagatgtatgtggtaactttttttttttaagaacttaacagaatcagaaactgttgtagaagcaaaagttaaacttttttaataaatgtaatttaacagtttgataaacataccacttgtttttgatattggttcttgaattacagtttgttaccatgtatttaatgataataatggcttggatttatatagtgctttttccAAGGAGATTCGAAGTGCATACAGAAAcgattattcattcacaccagtcataccagtggtggtaagctacactGTAGCCACAGtcgccctggggcatactgacagaagagTGGCTGCCATTTCTCGCTtacagcccctctgaccaccaccaacatttatgcacaattcatacctaTTCATAAGaagcaatgtgggtaaagtgccttgcccaagtacaccatgacttggatagagctggattcaaacccccaatgCTTCGGTTACTGGATGTTCTCACTACTACTGAGCTACAGTCGCTCcgtaaaaaatgaaataaattgtatttcataccattttgtacttgttttgtacttgtaagtacaaaatggtacgtgaaatttgtatttattgatattgtgatatatatggtattgtttagtatcgagatatattgtatatattatatcgtgacatgcaaatcgtgaatcgtatcatcagattaatggcaatgcacacccctaaaaCAAAGCTTCCGGTACTGATTTTAAGTGTCCTTATGATTTTCAGAGTAAGCAGCTAAACCTCTAACCCAGACCTGtctgttgttgtcatttagtcaaataaacaaaaaagttgTGTCTGTGTTATAGGCAGCGGTTACAAGGTGTCACAACTGGCCACACTGTCTGAGGGGGAGACTTTGATAATCGGTGGGAAGGAAGTGGAAGTGATGGGGCTCATTTCCGCTGAGGACTTTTCCAAAGGGCGCTGCTTCCAGCAGGTCCAAACAGAACCAGTAGAGTGTCACTCCAAGTCTGGGCATTCCGCCCCTCCACGCTCTACACCCAAACCTTTTTGTCCTCCGTCAATGTTGGGTAGTGTTGCTCAACCACAAGCAAAACCACAGGCACAACAAATCTGCAGTCCTCGCCATGACCCACTAGCTCCAGGTATGTTGTCGAATAAAGGATATAACTCattgtttccaaaaaaaaaaaaaaagtgtagatGGATAAAGATTTGAAAGCTAAGCACCTGTTTTTAGGAGCTCTGGTGATGCCTCGGCCTTCTCCCTCCCATCAGTGGTCCAATAACAAGTCTGGACTCCCAGTGGTGGATGTCGTAGTAGATCCATACTTGACCACACATCTGCGACCCCACCAAAGAGAAGGATTACTCTTTCTCTATGAATGTGTCATGGGCTTGAGGTGacaatgttttttattatttttttctacttcaGCTTTCGACATCTATCTAAATGTCGTGAAAACATACCCAAagtcatgttgtgtttgtttttcagagttGTGGATCGCTGTGGTGCCATCTTGGCTGATGAAATGGGTTTAGGGAAGACTCTGCAGAGCGTGACTCTGATCTGGACATTACTTAAACAGGGACCTTATGGAGGGAAACCCATCATGAAGCGTGTGCTTGTGGTCACGCCGGGAAGCCTGGTGAAAAACTGGGGGGCAGAGTTTAAAAAGTGGCTAGGCTCTGAGAGGATCAACGTCTTCATGGTGGATCAGGTCAGAAAGGAGGAGAAGGAACTTTGGCTTTCACATCAGACTGTGTGTCTAAGTGCTGTGCTGACTGAGTTATAGATTTGTGATGAATTAATCTTTGTTAACATGTTCAGGATCATCGGATAGAGCAGTTTGTGTTTTCCAAACTCCACAGCGTCCTCGTCATCAGCTACGAGATGCTGCTGCGCTGCTCGGAGCAGGTTCACCTAATGTCTCTTATTCAAATACACAACCTCCAAAAAAGGCAAGCACTTTTTTGTGAATGtcttgaaatgtgtttttgttttcagattCAAAAACTAGAGTTCGGTTTGATCCTTTGTGACGAGGGTCACAGACTAAAGAACAGCAGCATCAAAACGTCCTCAGTCCTCAGCAGCCTCAGCTGTAACCGCAGAGTCATACTTACTGGTAATCGCTCTGAATGGTAAAACCTGTAATGgttttaaaatatgaattttattgctattcttattttgtgttttgaaggtACGCCCGTACAAAATGACCTGCAGGAGTTCTACGCAATTATAGAGTTTGTTAATCCTGGGATTCTTGGATCCTCCACTGGATACAGAAAAGTTTACGAAGAACCAATCCTACGTTCCCGACAGCCGTCCTGCACAGACGTAAGCctgtttttaattgtatttcctGTGTTGATAAACCAGTGCATGTTTGGTTCAGCCTGATGCCACATTCGTCTGCACTGACAGGAGGAGAGAGTTTTGGGAGAAGAGCATGCAGCGGAGCTCTCTCGCTTGACTGGCACCTTCATCTTGAGACGGACTCAGGAGATTATCAACCGCTACCTGCCGCCCCGACTCGACTGGACGTTGTTTTGTGAACAGTCCCCTCTGCAGCAACAGCTGTACAAACACCTCCTCAGCCACAGGATCTTCAGGGCCTGCCTCCAAGGAGCCACTCAAGCTCACACACACCTGGCCTGCATCACTGCTCTGAAGAAGCTCTGCAATCACCCTGGTCTGCTTTACTCCTCTGTTAAGGTTAGCTTTGTTTACGTTCTGCAGGAAGATAGAAAACATGCATTATTCCCTTAGTATGTTAAGATCTTATGTATTCAGACAACTGATTCTAAAatattgctggaattactacgcggAAGTCAAAGAAACTTCGAAGGAAACATtgaagtgatcagcagatgcctctgatgaagactggcagttgctagtcatatcaggagatcaaagtggatttcctcagtaacagttgtctgaataaattacacCTTAGCATactaaaaaagaagacaaagataATCTCGCTGGAATTACTGCGCGGAAATCAAGAAAACttcaaaagaaacatcaaagcgatcagcagatgcctctgaaaaagactggcagttgtcagtcaaaacatatcaggagatcaaagtggatttcctctgtaacagttgtctgaataaaggaaactttaacatactattcaaaaagaatcttgctggaatttagtttttcttttatattaattatgttCTACCATTTTAGGCCACTCCTTTTCACAAGTGCACGTCAGGGTGTATGAGCTTTGTTATTGTGTTTGCAGGAGAGAGCAGACAGTGGAACTGTGGAGAGTTCGATATTCGAGGGCCTTGTGGATCTTTTCCCAGAATCCTTTTCTTCAGGAATATTCAGCACTGCTGACTCAGGAAAGTTATTGGTTCTTTTCGACCTGTTGATGGCCATCCAACAACTCAGCCCTTCAGACAGGTGTGTGCTTGTGTTCGATCAACAACAATATTTTTACGTAATAATTTCAGAAAGttccttttgtctttttttttaataatttgttaaggtttaatttatttagacaacttttttcaggaaatttactttaatctcctgacgtgtttcgactgccaactgtcagtcttcttcagtgGCATCTACCTTTGATGTGTTCTTCCTCagaggacacatcaaagcaatcagtacatttcaaaataatagtcttgaaaaaagttgtctgaataaatgaaactttaccatataaaaatatttggtaacagttgacttgaagttttatatataaggctGAGATTAcgatgtcattattatgacatgacacctgtcattagcatgactgaggtgtcatgaaggaggtctttaagtgtcgttcgttaccctaacttcactagatccttccacctagcccaaaaaatgccaacatcgctccaaaggtgtcataatttagtgaacaacacttaatgacaccctTCGtgacacctcattcatgctaatgacagataaagaCAACATAATGttagcctttatgtataaaactttaagttaCGTGTGACCCAATATTTATGGTCTGCTGATcgttgactgtgtgtgtgtgtcttctttAGGGTTGTTGTTGTATCTAATTACACTCAGACACTGGACCTGCTCCAGGacctgtgcacacacacaggttacTCCTTCTGTCGGTTAGATGGACACACACCCACCAGTCAGAGGCAGCGGCTGGTCGACAGTTTTAACAGTCCCTATTCTCAGAACTTCCTGTTTCTGCTGAGCTCTAAAGCAGGTGGGCTGGGACTTAATCTGATTGGTGCTTCTCACCTGGTGCTGTACGACATCGACTGGAATCCGGCCAATGATATCCAGGTAAGAGTTGCTATCAGaggtgtgtttgttgtgttcaAAGTCTAAAACCTGAAGCAGGATATGGTTTGAGCCAAAAGTTTTAATGTCCGGCTCCCAAATATTTATGTCTTTTAAAGTAGTTTTCCCATTCCTATTGTAGTCTTTGTAAACCGTTCATCATATCAACTCTGTTCATCTTGAATAGCTTTGTGTATGcataataaaagacaagtccaacaatAAAgatttttaagtatttatttatttttgaccagctgtcggCGACCCACCCAGCATAGGTCCATGtaccagttgagaattgttGACCTAAAGTTTACCTTTACCAGTTTATTCTGTGATAGAAAAGAacagtttttcttgttgtttgccTTATTGTTGCAGTACATTtcttgaccagcaggtgtcaaAGTTTTTTTCCTAACCTTATAACAAAGCTTTTCCACATGTGTCCAGGCCATGGCTCGGGTGTGGAGAGATGGGCAGAAGAAGACCGTGCACATCTACCGCCTCCTCACTGCAGGCATAACAAACATGAGCAACATTTGGACCAACAAACTGTGCtgattaaaatagttttttttctgttgcttgTTGCAGGCACCATAGAGGAGCGCATCTTTCAGAGGCAGGTGTCCAAGCAGGGGCTCTCTGGGACTGTGGTCGATCTGGGGAAAGGGACAGACCACACCAGTTTTTCCATCAACGAACTGCGAGATCTCTTCAGCCTGGCAGACACGCCCTCTTTAACTCACGACCTGCTGAACTGTGGCTGCAGCATGGATGGCACCATCACTGGTAGggctcacatacacacacacttcattagTCATGGACCGCTGTGTGCACGTGCACATGCTCACTTTTTGTCATTGATCTTTAGCCATAatagaggaagaggaggagcaggtTTCTGACAGGCCTTGTCAGCTTGGTCGCCACGGTGACCGCAGGGCAGCTGTGACATCATCGCAGAAACATCTCAGCATGTCTGAGCTCATGCAGTGGAGACACTTCTCTGGTGACACGCAGAGTTTCTCAGACCCTTACCTCGACCAGGCCAGAAACCACATCACTTTTGCATTCCAGACCACTATCACTCACACAACACAgtaacgtacacacacacacacactttgtcaGCATTGATATTAATGACTAACACTCCATACTGTATGTTAAACAGTTGCCAAAACAACAATCCAGCTATCCGTAAAGAAATCCCTTAAAAGTTttg is a genomic window of Gouania willdenowi chromosome 16, fGouWil2.1, whole genome shotgun sequence containing:
- the rad54b gene encoding DNA repair and recombination protein RAD54B gives rise to the protein MRRSGAPSMLGNAVKKARFMPPGASTSVVTTESNPLVPKRHVSNVLDKVQKSISAPAVESTCNVAVPKPGQMAPGLSKALARVLSATESKENENETLDEISATGGDTTVKQYKGVNGSSQFNDSSVPQAGTDGVRYLSVVWCKASKKKHKRWEGDAVLVTRGRSVTLKDMEGKDIGKGSGYKVSQLATLSEGETLIIGGKEVEVMGLISAEDFSKGRCFQQVQTEPVECHSKSGHSAPPRSTPKPFCPPSMLGSVAQPQAKPQAQQICSPRHDPLAPGALVMPRPSPSHQWSNNKSGLPVVDVVVDPYLTTHLRPHQREGLLFLYECVMGLRVVDRCGAILADEMGLGKTLQSVTLIWTLLKQGPYGGKPIMKRVLVVTPGSLVKNWGAEFKKWLGSERINVFMVDQDHRIEQFVFSKLHSVLVISYEMLLRCSEQIQKLEFGLILCDEGHRLKNSSIKTSSVLSSLSCNRRVILTGTPVQNDLQEFYAIIEFVNPGILGSSTGYRKVYEEPILRSRQPSCTDEERVLGEEHAAELSRLTGTFILRRTQEIINRYLPPRLDWTLFCEQSPLQQQLYKHLLSHRIFRACLQGATQAHTHLACITALKKLCNHPGLLYSSVKERADSGTVESSIFEGLVDLFPESFSSGIFSTADSGKLLVLFDLLMAIQQLSPSDRVVVVSNYTQTLDLLQDLCTHTGYSFCRLDGHTPTSQRQRLVDSFNSPYSQNFLFLLSSKAGGLGLNLIGASHLVLYDIDWNPANDIQAMARVWRDGQKKTVHIYRLLTAGTIEERIFQRQVSKQGLSGTVVDLGKGTDHTSFSINELRDLFSLADTPSLTHDLLNCGCSMDGTITAIIEEEEEQVSDRPCQLGRHGDRRAAVTSSQKHLSMSELMQWRHFSGDTQSFSDPYLDQARNHITFAFQTTITHTTQ
- the fsbp gene encoding fibrinogen silencer-binding protein, which gives rise to MDSSSVFLSSMVGKARSSNFTLSEKLDLLKLARPYIRILEEHTNKHAVIVDKNKCWDTVSEQYNALGGDRPHRTAQGLRTLYKRLKESAKQEVMQRRHAQPEYRASISEPTRRIMEMIPHLFNHMPIHEKDQALHRLTYNKHNSSAEHPGSSSTLAGLQVYSAAPVPAIPTEVVQLDPEEDVKPPPDLSALPSHSEPELESVQEQEGDQESSSFHDYDASLSPVLSSVNIPLSTPPLHMRHSLYPNDIYAQNEPDKFRPLHLAKEEHEMVLANHRKVAQYWEEKREGLKRRQALEEELLRAKIKVEKLKAARMRHGLPL